GCCTAGTCTCGGGGTGTGTAGCATGTCTGGATATGAGACGTCCGGATACGGGAGGGATTACTGTATTCCCTTTTAAATATTCACTTGTGCTACCAGTAATTTTTTTAGTTGCACTGTAGCACTTTCTGTGCcaaataatcaaaataataagTAATCATTCACCATACCAAAAATATAGGTGATGGATATATTTATGTATTGGATATTCAAAATATGgctatttttcagtatttttattattaaaatTGTAAATTATAAATGCATATAAGCACATATATATTATTAATTCCAGGCAAGTGAATCATCTCGACTTCACGCTGTTGACCGTCTCAACACTTCATGTGATTCTGCTGCCATCCTACGCCCTGGGGATCGCCAGCCGCTTTATGCCAATGCTCCTCCCAAGCCCAAAAGACTGAACTCCTCACGGGACTACAGCACCTCTCCTGAACGCTCCCCAGAAAGGGATGATCAGACTCCACGATCATACACAGATCGTGGTGAGGGAGGCAGTGACGCAGGGTGCAGCGGAGGTATTGAGTCCCGTAGTGTCCACTACCATCCTCCCACTGCTGAGCGAAGGACCCCTGATGCTTATGGAGTAGCAGCAGGTGGAAGTCGTGGTGACTATGAAGATGTGTATGGAGATAGTAACGAATCAAACTCTATACCACACAGTTCAGTGCGGAGAACAGATCAGCGAGACTCCTTTGCTTCATCAAGGAGTGGAGGAACAAGATTATCGGAAGAGTTACAACTGTCAGATCCATTGAGATCTAAATTTTGCCGACAAGAAGACACATTGCCAAGGGATTCACACTATCGTCACTACCCAAAAGGACCACCTCGTCCACACAGTGCAGATTTTCTTGAGTACGATCGAAGGCACGGGAGCAGCGAGATGTGGTCTTACAGGCGTGGGAGTGGTGGTGAACTGCAACGGCATAATGAAACAAGACCGAAGTCATCTGTTGGTCAGGCTGAATCAGATCATTGGTCTGAGGAAAATTATGCCCAGAAAATGCGACAATCATCATTGtatcactcacacatacacagtaGGTCAGCCATGCGCTATTCCCCTGCAGGACCAGCTGAAAGTCCTGCCAGTGACCACCACCACATGCACAGTAGTCTCAGTAGTCATAGTAATGGGTCTCAGCGTGTTCCTCCAGCTGGGGCCGCCACACCAGATCTCTACACCCCTCACAAGCCCACACCCACATCAGTCAGTACAACAAATAGCTGGAGGCGAGGAGCTGGTCAAGAATCAACTGAAATTCCAAAGCTAGACACTACTGTAGATATGAAGGCTGACTTGAAACCTTATCCCAGACACGACCCGAGGCAGGCTCCTCCTCGACAAGAGACAAGGCATAGCCACCGACCTGATCCGTCACTTGATCACAGAACTTACAGCCATGAGGATGCTGTCCCAAAGCTTGAAGTTTCTCCTAACACCACCCTCAACAGTGTTCCCACCCCACCAGGCAGCTACCAAAGCAGTGCCTCTCCAAATGGCAGTGTAAATAACAACTTCATGAGGTCTGCTTCAGCAAGACTGCCTCGTCAGCACCTGCAAGAGGACTTGATAAACACTTCACTCCCAGATGACAACTCAGATGGAGATACAAGGAAGATTCAACAGGTAAGCAGAATGTTATCAACTTTAATGAAATTTTATGAGTgaggaaaattaaaaaagtaAAGTTGCTATAgatgacaaggaaaagaaagaggtttACTTTGTTATTCAGAATTTGTCtgcattattctatttatcaTAATTTGCTGGAATGCATATTAAAACAGTGCCAGATTCTAAAATGCATCTTATTTATTGCAAGTTGAGTAGGTGTTCATTCACACTGTTACCTTTGGTAGATGTAGTGACTTTACAGGCCACTCTCAGCTGTTTCTTATGAGTATGCTCTCAGTTTAGTTGTAAACTTTGTGATTACATGTCTGCTTATTCTGTCTGATCCCCAAAAATATGACAAACATTCATTGATCCTTTGAAACAAAAAAATGTTATGATAGTATTTAGGGTTTACATATCAGCCATCATGATTAAAGCCCTGTTTGACAAAGAGAGCCAGGTATGGTTTTGAGATTTAAGATTCAGGAAGATTTTTCAGTGTTAGAGTAGAAAAGATTGTCATGTCAAACAACTTTCACATACTGTTTATTGCTGCTCCAAACTCTAATGGTGGTTATGTATTTGCTAGCGAGAGGAGTCCATGAAGCGGCTGCTGGAGTGGAAGCAGCGGATGCTTCAGTCTCCCCTCACTCGTAAACCCAACGCTCGCCCTGATGGCACCACAACGCCACAGCCCCGGACCAACAATGAAGCATACCGGCAGCAGGTGGGTGGCACTGGTGCATTGGCCTTCTGTCTCAGCTAAAGGATATGGAAATGTTCAAATAGTTATGTAATAGGAATGCCTTTCTGAATTTGTTTATTAGTTTCTTGATATATTTTTCTATCCatctgtatatatctttttatcagTATATCAATAAGTGTAAATGCTTTTGCAATACCCTTTATTTTAGAGAGCAGGAACCACCACTTTTCAAAGCACTTGAAAAATTGATCCAATTGGCAATAAATGTGTTTCCAACAACCTACCTGGGAATAAAACTCTGGTCCTTGAGGCACAAAGGGGGCTCTAGCAACATATAGTATCCCACATCTTAAGATCTTCATGGGCCTTATTTGCATCTTGGGCCATTATatagcttcccttcctttcaggtCACTTTCCTTGTGCTTAACTTTTTCTTAAGTTACACTTCTTCACATCACATTTTTCATGGTAGTAACACCTGAGACCCCCCTTTATAAATGTGAGCCATTCAGTTTCCTACTCCTACATGTGGAGACACACATCACAAGAATGGATACCACCACCAGCCACCACTATCATATTTGCCATTTCTCAAAGCACATGAGAAATTATTGTACTAGGGAATAAATGTTTCTCCAACAAACTGCCCAGAAATAGAACCCAGGCTCTTGAGCTGTGAGGAAGACTCAGGCATCAAGTCAAAGGGTACCTCATGGCTTAAGGCCTCCATAGTCCTCATCCACATCTCATAACCCTAATCGCAGATTTAAACAATGAGATTTATGTTTAAAAATGAGTGTGCGTGAACCTGAAAGCACTGATGATGTCACTACTTCAGGCAGAATACAGAGTAAACCCTTATGACTAATGTATAATTACATTCTCATAATTGTCTTTCCTGGTGGTTGAATGAGTGAAGCATGGTGCTCTAAGATAGTTTTGAACTGTaaagaatgaatgaggatgactttgtgaagAGAGTATATTTATAAGGCCAAAACTGAGCAAGACAATTTTAGGGGGAGGCTGCCAGTGAAATGAATCGATAGAGTGGATGAATAATGGAGAGGCAGTTGATAGACAAGGGATTGAGTATGTTGATGGTGAGTGCCAGAGAAAGGAAAGTTGGAGACACTTTTGCCTTGGCCACCCCCTTGAGGGAAGTTTCCTTGAAGGAGCAGGGCACTGAAGATATAGACAGATGGTGGATATTTTGCTAATGTTAAAATTATTATTTTTCCAGGTGCTAAATGAACTTGCAAATCAAGAAGCAAGAACAAAAGTCTTGCAGAACCACTCTCACTCTCAGAACTACCTGGCCAGTGAAGAAACAAGCCCACTGCCACACCCAGGCTCCTTAGCAGGGCAGTCTTTTGGGTACTCTGGCAGTATGGGTGTCTCCCCAAGTCAGACCCCAGTTCAGAATAACTGGGCACCTGGTAACCATAGTGCAAATACAGGAGCTGTACAGTTCAGTGGCTCCAATCCAGGTGGGCTGTACCTCTCACCTGGTGTGCCCAGCGAGCGCCCAGCTCCTCAGGGCGGCTCCTGCCCAACAGGGTCAGATAGTGGAAGCAGCAAAAAGAGAGATGGCCGTCGAGAAACATCGAGAACCAGGCATGTGAGCGGTGATGCTCGACGATCAACCTCAGCCTCTCGGTACAACAGTTACTCATCAGATGAAGAAGGTAAGAACTTTATTATTTGTCTTTTAAACACAAATATCAAATCAGTTTTGTATTAATTTCTTGTTGTTGTCAAGTAGTTGTCATGTCTTGCTGCATAGTACAGTGGATTCTAGAATGTATTTATTGTACAACATACCTTATTGCATTCTGTACAGACATAACTTGTAGTGGTACTAATGACTAAAACATAGGTAGGCTCTACCATTATAAGATCAATCCGAAAGTCTTTTTGAGGGTGTACCTGGTGGGAAGCATTCATGTGACATGGATGTACATATGTCTGCAACTCTGTGCTGTATTTACCTTTGGATCCTTTTTTATAATCTGATGGACTGTGGTAGCCTGAGAAATAACACAATATCTAAATATGATGTAAACAATATGAAAATAGGTAAaacttatttttctttaaatATTAAAACACAGGGTATGGTGCATGTTGACAAAGGTTTGGGTGTTAGTCTCAAGCTCTTTAACATATTGTTTAGTTAAGCTGAAAACCATTTTCACGATAGCAGAGTCTTCATACTTTTCTGGTTGGCTTGGTGTGTAGcacctattttctttcctttccaaaaTGATTTTGAAAACATTTATGATCTAAATCCTGTTTGTAGTCATAAAACTAAAACAATGAAATAGCATGCTGATCTCTTGCTTGAATACTTCGTGTCTGAACTCTTTTATGGGGATGAACTCCTGGTCCTTGCATGGACCAGTCATCTTGCAGTATGCTTTCTCTTCTGGAAAATGCCTCTTGCCAACTAATCAGTAACCATCTGGAGCAAAAAGTGACCCAATAATGCGCATGCCAAGGCAGCCTTTGCCTATAGAACATTTCTTGAATTCTTGCTCTTGGACCCTGAAACTGATAACCCGCAACTCACACGCATGAAAGAAGGCTTACTAACACATGACCATGCCTGGCCCCAAGTTCTCATGGCTGACTGAAATGTGGCACACAGATCTGCTGGAGGAACGGGAAACACGGAAAAGGACGCGACGAAACTCAAGAAGAAGTAGCACAGATCTGAGTCGTGAATCCAGGAAGCTTGTGATGCCTGCAGACGGCTGTAAAAGTTTTGTGGATGATGACAGACTCCAAGGATCCCCAGGGAACTTTGCCAGTGAACAGTCACATGCCAATCAATATGTGCCAGAAGAAACTTCTTTTATCAGTACATCAAAGTCGTCTCCTGATTATGTGAATATTAATGTTGTGAGTGAATCCCAGGAGGGCAGAACTTCCAATATGATTAGGAACACAACAGGCagtgtagaaaataaaataagtgaaAGAACAGTGAGTCAGAGGGCTGAACCTGTGTTTATTGAAAACCATGAAGGATATGATGAAGTGAAAAGGTTTGACCAGCAATCTCAAGATGCACAACAGCATCTCAGTGTTTCTAGAACTTGTGAGCAAAGTTTTGTGTACAGTGATCAGATATATGCTGCAAGAGACCCATATTATGTGTCTGATGTGCAACTACCTGCTATGAATGATAAATTTGAAGAAGATAGGAGTGATATTTCTTCAAGCACTGGACTTAAGAGAGAATATGATAGTTCCTATGGTGCACAGAATACTGTTCAGGGGAAGTACAAGATAAATAATGATTCATTTGAAATCAGTGAGTacaatggagaaaaaatatttattgatAGTAAAAACTTCCACCATGATACATCTCCAGCGAGAGAGGAGAGTTTAGAGAACAGTGTTGGATATGCTTCCTTTGATTCTCACATGAGTCACAAGCCAGATAATGTCACGTTACATGCATCTCAGAAGTGTACTGCTCAAGATGATGCCACATCTACTGGCAAGTACTCTGACAGTGGCTATGACACACTACGAGCAGAAATGTCACTTCAtcgggatgaaagaaggaatggtAGACCCGGTGCACTGTGGGCGCCAGACACTCTGGAGAGCAGCCCTGAGTGTTCCAGTGTGGTGCGGAGGCGAGGCTTTGACCCCACCGGAAGGAGACCAGAAACCTGGAGTCCTGAAAAATTTGACCGATCATGGAACACAATTGATGCTGATTTGAAATCAAAGGTAGATGAATCAAAGGTTGTGAAAGAGTACAGTTATGAGTACATTACCCCAGAGAAAGACAATGACACAACATCCCAAGACAACTTTACTAATAATAACCACACTCCAAAGAAATCAACATCACCCTTAGCATGCCTAGAGAGTCCCAAAATGGTGCAAGAAACTCAACATCAAGCTCAGAATTTAGTTCAAGATCGCATTAAGAAATTTACTTCAAAGGCTTCAGAAACTAAAGAAACTTTTTCAAATCTTTATCCTGGAGAGCATCATATGAATCTTAACAGATATGGAGActcaaataaaaacaataaaatgatcTGTATAAATTCTGAAGTCCCAAATTTTAGGGAACCCCTCAAGGAACCCTTGAAGCCTCTCTCCCCTCAAATCAGGAGTTCTGAGGCACTTGTCTCCCCTCTGAAAGCTGAATTTGCTACATCTGAGTCTACTGTAGTAACAGCACAAGAAGCTCAGGTTAAGAATGTGTCAGAttacaagaggagagaagaggtgttGGGGCCTCCATTCCCTGAGGAAGGTTCTCTCTCCAATACCAGGCTCACCTCTGGCTCTGAGCCCTCAAGCATGGAGTACAGGGAGCTTCGTAGTCCACAAGATATAATGGATTCAAGGCTGAGCCGTACAAATATCAGGAAGTTTTTGTTTGATGATGATAGTCGACCTGAAGAACCTAAAGTTGAGCCTCAGACAAACCCTATAAAGCCACCCCTCATGAAGAAGCCAATCCAAACTCGTTCAGTTAAAGCCCTTTTGAAGAACTTTGAAGAAAAGTCTATAGAACACATGGAAAGAGTAAATCTGAGTCAGGATTCTTCAAGGAAGAAATTCCATAGTGATTCTGAGATGCTATCTAATGAAAGTTCAAGTGATGAAGGACAGTGTGAAGATTTATATTCTACTGCCCCTGAAAAAAATATCATATCTCCAACAACCTCAGTTTTAGCAGACCTTCGAAAATCTGCTGATGACAAGAAGGATGATATGGGTCCACTTGTGCCCCCACCCAGACCTCCAAAGAAACCAACTTTAGGTGGGGAAATGGATGCTGTGGTAACTCCAGTAACTCCTGGCTACTTGAGACTGAGTCTTACAGAATCTATTCAGGAATCTCTCAAGGTGCAAGAAGATAGTGAGAGTGGTGCTGATGAACCCAGCTGGATGGATACAATGCTCAACAGTGAACAAAGCAAACTCTGCAGTCAACTCCCCAGTAATGGGGACTCTGTAGTAATTGATTTAGATAAACCTCCAGAGGAAGAggcccctccaccaccccctatGTATCTTCCCAATGGTGAGGCCCAGAGTCCAGTCATGAGACCTAATCCTTACACTGAAGAGAACTACTTGCCTATGAGCCCTCCTAAGAAGCTTAGCCATGGCTCCAGTATGCTTGCTCCTGCCAGCTCATGTAGCAGCCTAAGCAGCAAGCACCATCCTACTCCAGAGCCCATCTATCCAGATGCTTTTGCAAAGACTGAATATGAAGAACACACTTATATTGAAATGAGTGGAGATGCCTCATCCAGCGGGGCCTCCATTCTAGCCCCAGGTGGGCATCCCAGGTTTGACTTTAGCAGGATGGCATTAAATGAGCATATGTTTCCTCCTGAAAGTCCCAGGTATTATGAAATAAGTGACAAAGATGAATGCCAGCACTATGAATATATTTACAAAGGCCAGTCTCATTACGAAGCCATTTATATGGAAGTTCCAAATACTGAGAAAGAGAGCACAGTGGATAATGAAAAACCTGAGATTCCAAGTAAGCCAGATGAACTTAAAGCACAGCTTAATGCAGATAGAAACTATGCCTCAGATGCTGGTTTAAACTCTTCTCTTAATAAACTGGATTTAAAATCTCAGTCTAATGCATCTTCAGATGCTGATGATGAAGCTTCCAAGGATTTAGAGAGCCTTGACCCTCCCCGCAATCCTCGCTTCAGCTTATCAGACACCTTCAGACCAGCGTCTTACTATCTCAGTGGTGCAGAACCATCTAGTGATCCTGATGCCCAAGACTCTTCTGACTCAGACCTTGTACCTCCTCCCCCAATACCCATGAGTCCACCACCTTTAGATGACCTTGACACTGGGGGACCCAAAGCCAAAAATTTTGATTTTGATAACCTGGAGACCCCAGATCCTCCTCTACATTTACGAAATGCCCTGAGCTCTTCCAGGTCTTTAAGAGTTGGTCAGAACAATTTGAGGGATGATCTCAATTCCTCCAGGTCATCgattggaaaagagaagagaatatttGAAAAGTCTGACTCACAATCAAGTCTTCATGTAGACAAGTTGAAAAGAAGACCGGTCTTTGAAGAGACACTCGAAAGTCTTCATGATGATGACAACTTCATTCTTAGGTCTGAGGATAGGTATCCAGCTTCAGCAGCCTATCCAGAGGACTGTTCATTGCCAGCAGCTGATAAATTTCAGCGGGACAGAAGGAAGCCTTTTCCACAGTGTGCTGAAGATGTTCTCCTCCCTGGTGACAAGCACGAACCCTCTGCTCGTCCCAAGTCTGCACTAGATCATAATTCATCCTTTCAGGGGAATTTAGATACATCATACTCATCAAATAATATTGAAAACCCATATGTAAATGAAGCCTTCCAGCAAAGCTTGATTCAGTCAAGTAACTCTTATCAGAGTGTTCCAGATGGAAGAGAATATTGTAATGTCCCGCCCAATGCAAAGGTGTTCTCACAGCCAGAGAGGGAAAGGTCAAGTTCCACTGGATCTCGGCCAAAGTCCCCAGACCCCTATGCAGAACGAAATGAGCTTTCCACTTACCAGAATGTACCTGCACCAAAAACATCCTTGTCCACAACAAATTCTCCTCTGACAACATCAATTAGTGTTGAGCCAACAGGGTCACCTATGATTGATGCTCTGCGTGGTGTTCACAGCCCCGTACTTCACCTGCAGCCAAGTCATCAAAGAACATCGTCAGAGGCCTCCTCACGCAGTGTGGTGAGTCCTACAGCCAGCGTGGTGTCAGGTGGAGGGGGTGTGGCACCCATACACCTTAGAGCCACATCTAATGCCTCAGTTGGCAGTGAAACCAGTCCACGTTCTGCCCCGTATTATTACTCTGATGTAATCCGTGATGACACAGCAGCCATGGCAGATAGCATAGTTGGCACTCCACGATCGCGGTCTTACCAGCTCAATAACCAGCGAGATCTGGAAGCCAACAAAAGACAAGACATTGGAAGAAAAGTCAATCAAATCAGCAGTGCTTCTGATTTTGAACAGAGACGAGAAAGATTAGCACATGAGTTAAGGACCTCAATGGAGTTTCTTGAAGGTAAAACCGTGTCATCACCTGACGAACGAAATGTGTATGACTCTGATACTCTGCGTAAAATGAAGCGACGTGCCTACACTCCTGACCCAGAGCTGGATGCCAAAAATGTGTTCCCCCACGGCCTTTCCATCAAAACAGACAGCCCTCCTCTTGGGCCTCCAATGGGTCATCGAAGAACACGTTCCTTGGAGGGTCTCCTGGAtgatcctcctcgtcctttcttgGGAGAGCCCAACAATGTTCAAAATCCCCATGAAGTAAATAAAACTTGTGGTGGAGGCCCATCTCAGGGATCCAACTGGGCTAACACCGCAGCCTTCCCTAGTGTGCACCCAGCACAGATAGGTGTGAGAGGTGGTGCAGGAGCCTCCTTCAACCCAGGCTCCAATGCTTCTCCACATGCAGCAGTCACTCCGAATCGAGGGGCATTTTCTCAACTAACTAGTCAACGAGCATCAGTAAGCAGCCTTCACAGTAGTGGAAGCTTGCCTCAGAGAACAACTTCTCCTTATGCTGCGTCACCTCTCCCTGTGTCGCCTGTGCCCCCTTACCAAGTGGGTAGCCGTGACAGTCTTGTCAGCAGGGAAAGCTCAGCAAGTCGTTTCTCAGGCTATGATCCCCGAGTCAGTCAGGAGCTGCGTAGTCCATCCAACCACGAAACGCTACACGAAGAGCAAGATTGGGAAGACGACACTCAGTGGCGTGAACAACTTCGCAGAGCCTCTTTGCGTCACACAAGGTCGCTAGAAACTCTTGACGATGGAAGGCCGCGACGAGGCGGTGACGGCGCCAGCCGAGAGGCGCGACCTCCAGCCAAGCTCAGTGTACCGAGTAACACGTGTCAGGTACCTCCAGGATCCAACCAGCAGAGACTCCAGCAACTCCACTGGGACGAGTATACAGTCGATTATAGGGAAGGACGCCTCTGCTCAAACCAGTACCGGAATAATGGTGCTCTTCACTCCGAGACTTTGGAAAGAACGCGCCGCGGCCTCACCTGCCTCGAGGGTTACGAGTGGGATGAGGCGGAGGAAAAGTTCAAGAAGCCAGGCCAGCCCGGGCGTCCCCAGCAGCCTCTACCACAGGCGCCACCCAACTCTGTACAGCACCAGCCTTTTTTAGTCGACGGCCTCCCACCTTCACCCGGGACGGAGGGCGAGGAGCAGCGTCATTGCCAGGTCAGCCCGGCGCCGCCCCCCGCCCAcgcgcctccctccccgcctccgcAACTTCAGCATCATTTTTTAGCGGGCGGCGGTGAGGGCTCGGACGCGTCCTCGGGGGTAGGAGGGAGGCCCCCTGGTGACTTCCAGGGGCGGGAAGAGCCCCCGGCTGCCTCGCCCGTAGTATGTCCAATACCACAGGACGCCGCCTCCACACAACCTGTGCCTGATGTTATCCCGCCACACGGTGAGTACCAAAAACCGCCTCACCTGTGTTAAACTAGAGGATCTTCATAAGATGTGCTGCTGCTCCACGTACTGAGGTACTCTGAAAGGGACACAATTCATTAGAAAACGGCAGATTCTCCATTATCTGCTCCTTTAAGCCCTACCCCAATGTAATTACAGCATCCACTTATTTTCAAGACATATCTTTTGTATACGAATGAAGATTACTTGCGTAGAAGAAATGTTTGGTCAAACTTTTCAGGCTTTGAGATAATTAAACTATCTGGTTTCTTTAGGATGCATTTCTCAATCATCATGAATATGGCCGCTCAACTGAGAGGGATTCATATTAATGATTTTGTTCTCATTCAAAACCTGTCGTATTGAAAGTCTTCGTCGTTGGGAATGGTATTGTCTAAGAATACACTCATGGGCATCACAAGCCACCTCACTCATCACAGTCACCTCTACGGGGCATGTCCCTCTTGCTATTCATGGCTCAGAGGGGAATAGACCTTCACAAAGCTCAGATGTTCCTACCCTATTATTACTATGCTAGTAATCCTCTTACAGATGATCATTTATAGCTCGTGAAAATGCGAGACTCGCCTGGCAACAGACATTTAAATgttaaatgtatatatgtaatacATTACAACCAGCTATCAGTGTCATCGTGGGAGT
Above is a window of Eriocheir sinensis breed Jianghai 21 chromosome 8, ASM2467909v1, whole genome shotgun sequence DNA encoding:
- the LOC126995740 gene encoding uncharacterized protein LOC126995740 isoform X9, which translates into the protein MEKTNTSLTSRIPIPRHRGPQSLPLTVPRHTLSQPRSGTLSVQSDPAASCPRPGASSINKRSEEELHVSHVPRSRLSCPWLLETPTSGYTAPRRSVYAAIVSVGSEGGRPPGYYAQQTAFSTAPLGLPSHTRKYTVAGGPGSNTYLKNVNFSGQSLLEAFTSQPRWRRTVCEGRGFSLPSLPEEDGNAYRLRSSSVVMGTQAFSMNSQKVNNIEKAEKMKTRTMGISCDNVNREEVRHNIENSRKIKAIEDLQGCLKTRDGTGDKEAMPDIKSSGSSKRVSFSSGKQPESPTVVLPGARARLSYVEPEWYANKAVERLPYTKKRSSWAAGEILHKGLPTSVCQATVVLNNRRVSWGHRSRSSSSERLTLYPRTASCVNIPKCKKRLSWASSEKRRFSWAPGHVPTDTQDPEDHRRYSFAGEESRRSAIRMGTRSLGAPLTPPPPRCPRHPLRPVPPPVCGRPTHDLYTSHNRQETTLVHPITHKSAVQAEAIPPPPPAAAARCEATSATPVPSSLNNQEQRKAGGRRRGGSWVKTPGARRPEVAPVTHQGWLYKQGADGLHLWKKRWFVLSEYCLYYYKGPEEDKVLGSLPLPSFKISPVDSEDRVYRRHAFKAEHQNTRTYYFAAETREQMAHWMNALSLASILQKDTSIEEKCSSSSSARRSERPSVSSLASTASPSADESDSGFHGYRSRRYRSPDGRSLDEASESSRLHAVDRLNTSCDSAAILRPGDRQPLYANAPPKPKRLNSSRDYSTSPERSPERDDQTPRSYTDRGEGGSDAGCSGGIESRSVHYHPPTAERRTPDAYGVAAGGSRGDYEDVYGDSNESNSIPHSSVRRTDQRDSFASSRSGGTRLSEELQLSDPLRSKFCRQEDTLPRDSHYRHYPKGPPRPHSADFLEYDRRHGSSEMWSYRRGSGGELQRHNETRPKSSVGQAESDHWSEENYAQKMRQSSLYHSHIHSRSAMRYSPAGPAESPASDHHHMHSSLSSHSNGSQRVPPAGAATPDLYTPHKPTPTSVSTTNSWRRGAGQESTEIPKLDTTVDMKADLKPYPRHDPRQAPPRQETRHSHRPDPSLDHRTYSHEDAVPKLEVSPNTTLNSVPTPPGSYQSSASPNGSVNNNFMRSASARLPRQHLQEDLINTSLPDDNSDGDTRKIQQREESMKRLLEWKQRMLQSPLTRKPNARPDGTTTPQPRTNNEAYRQQVLNELANQEARTKVLQNHSHSQNYLASEETSPLPHPGSLAGQSFGYSGSMGVSPSQTPVQNNWAPGNHSANTGAVQFSGSNPGGLYLSPGVPSERPAPQGGSCPTGSDSGSSKKRDGRRETSRTRHVSGDARRSTSASRYNSYSSDEEDLLEERETRKRTRRNSRRSSTDLSRESRKLVMPADGCKSFVDDDRLQGSPGNFASEQSHANQYVPEETSFISTSKSSPDYVNINVVSESQEGRTSNMIRNTTGSVENKISERTVSQRAEPVFIENHEGYDEVKRFDQQSQDAQQHLSVSRTCEQSFVYSDQIYAARDPYYVSDVQLPAMNDKFEEDRSDISSSTGLKREYDSSYGAQNTVQGKYKINNDSFEISEYNGEKIFIDSKNFHHDTSPAREESLENSVGYASFDSHMSHKPDNVTLHASQKCTAQDDATSTGKYSDSGYDTLRAEMSLHRDERRNGRPGALWAPDTLESSPECSSVVRRRGFDPTGRRPETWSPEKFDRSWNTIDADLKSKVDESKVVKEYSYEYITPEKDNDTTSQDNFTNNNHTPKKSTSPLACLESPKMVQETQHQAQNLVQDRIKKFTSKASETKETFSNLYPGEHHMNLNRYGDSNKNNKMICINSEVPNFREPLKEPLKPLSPQIRSSEALVSPLKAEFATSESTVVTAQEAQVKNVSDYKRREEVLGPPFPEEGSLSNTRLTSGSEPSSMEYRELRSPQDIMDSRLSRTNIRKFLFDDDSRPEEPKVEPQTNPIKPPLMKKPIQTRSVKALLKNFEEKSIEHMERVNLSQDSSRKKFHSDSEMLSNESSSDEGQCEDLYSTAPEKNIISPTTSVLADLRKSADDKKDDMGPLVPPPRPPKKPTLGGEMDAVVTPVTPGYLRLSLTESIQESLKVQEDSESGADEPSWMDTMLNSEQSKLCSQLPSNGDSVVIDLDKPPEEEAPPPPPMYLPNGEAQSPVMRPNPYTEENYLPMSPPKKLSHGSSMLAPASSCSSLSSKHHPTPEPIYPDAFAKTEYEEHTYIEMSGDASSSGASILAPGGHPRFDFSRMALNEHMFPPESPRYYEISDKDECQHYEYIYKGQSHYEAIYMEVPNTEKESTVDNEKPEIPSKPDELKAQLNADRNYASDAGLNSSLNKLDLKSQSNASSDADDEASKDLESLDPPRNPRFSLSDTFRPASYYLSGAEPSSDPDAQDSSDSDLVPPPPIPMSPPPLDDLDTGGPKAKNFDFDNLETPDPPLHLRNALSSSRSLRVGQNNLRDDLNSSRSSIGKEKRIFEKSDSQSSLHVDKLKRRPVFEETLESLHDDDNFILRSEDRYPASAAYPEDCSLPAADKFQRDRRKPFPQCAEDVLLPGDKHEPSARPKSALDHNSSFQGNLDTSYSSNNIENPYVNEAFQQSLIQSSNSYQSVPDGREYCNVPPNAKVFSQPERERSSSTGSRPKSPDPYAERNELSTYQNVPAPKTSLSTTNSPLTTSISVEPTGSPMIDALRGVHSPVLHLQPSHQRTSSEASSRSVVSPTASVVSGGGGVAPIHLRATSNASVGSETSPRSAPYYYSDVIRDDTAAMADSIVGTPRSRSYQLNNQRDLEANKRQDIGRKVNQISSASDFEQRRERLAHELRTSMEFLEGKTVSSPDERNVYDSDTLRKMKRRAYTPDPELDAKNVFPHGLSIKTDSPPLGPPMGHRRTRSLEGLLDDPPRPFLGEPNNVQNPHEVNKTCGGGPSQGSNWANTAAFPSVHPAQIGVRGGAGASFNPGSNASPHAAVTPNRGAFSQLTSQRASVSSLHSSGSLPQRTTSPYAASPLPVSPVPPYQVGSRDSLVSRESSASRFSGYDPRVSQELRSPSNHETLHEEQDWEDDTQWREQLRRASLRHTRSLETLDDGRPRRGGDGASREARPPAKLSVPSNTCQVPPGSNQQRLQQLHWDEYTVDYREGRLCSNQYRNNGALHSETLERTRRGLTCLEGYEWDEAEEKFKKPGQPGRPQQPLPQAPPNSVQHQPFLVDGLPPSPGTEGEEQRHCQVSPAPPPAHAPPSPPPQLQHHFLAGGGEGSDASSGVGGRPPGDFQGREEPPAASPVVCPIPQDAASTQPVPDVIPPHDVKLGESLPRRLDNNPVTSSGPQPSSHTHTHPHPHPHAHHQNYQHHSHPHHQNYQHHPHPHSQNQYHHYKSDDLHKYHDYREQQNYQSNGPYSNCHGGHSYSHGYSENHVSYSSNYKHAQSQPHDYQEGHHQQALPTTVIADYNNTLSSQHSSSGRGTGTYRSGHYDFQDYHNYKNHQQDFKHHPQDYKDYRHADYGTYDKHMRHHDQRLNGRIHSDIHQQQFSDSELTVSKQQQYQQQHQQPALPVAPPGQDTVDVRGLQGLSAGELLGKTHEELVLLLIQLRRHHSALQSARHHSRVERDSQARLAQLDGDHREDHLRRLASLNHHLHDLDKQYEMGKPLINLVDNMVKLGSLYRGGDSRLAAQQDPGQSRYYQTNGFDSLQFSRRIQERRIVAEDLQLQEHELASADQSDLEKLEETAAENSRLEHEMMMLRQKIQMTMARNCQREAVGTTETRHIQSEMVRVQTLLEDLQRRRIELSHQIQKLTSTNPGLEVRPSPTGVAGAAPVPARRRTHSTWLETDLDAMITRDRGLDPPEVNRLGSHPVYVNASGYVEEISPNEYSESPDYIDSDYPPPPPPPEHMHSYNYHLDRLTSFLEHYNSDQIYLHSQSSFEANQRQMLLNGDHDIRSMMTLDRDAADNKPDGEEQQQPTNHMDISDADDRMKRYYGILPKEKPLEIKTVRIVKRESTERRKDRTTGGKRVTIGDSSLTHLLEDDVESDGFSDVENEPPMPSFAARSASLPRNYGRNGPGEKASMMAAMMRTSVGNSGTMTRPSNLALRKSTNWKSKNENPKDRPLSAHEQLFGFSRETEPTPPASPSKSDPPSPVFKSAAAKEIIKEMASEAEKHRRTVPKEKRRHFTISSSRPLTLETRDTGAEEGARSRDDCDMVRALRPRNHPDVVKSTLSTRDLRFNESTIDNILGAPNKIYIPERYMPDEDDEKEPTEEERVHREQKAESIRKMLSETQTTVTTNETKEEKSPNGDVAASSSTLKAKVAAERKEREHLLALNQILARQVMEKSRVVAVRALTMLTKQPSSSDDDLSPMQPLPLVQQRENYLV